The following proteins come from a genomic window of Nostoc sp. ATCC 53789:
- a CDS encoding chloride channel protein, which yields MLAGGKILWLRLSRQLLRPRRLAFVEACIIGLVSGLAAVLLGQAVDWAGAWRVHLSYIWPAYLVLPGIGLVGGILAGWLVERFAPEASGSGMSEVKAVLARVPMPLNLRIALVKLVSATLVLGSGMPLGREGPTVQIGAALANQLSNWVPTSPEHRRQLIAAGAGAGLAAAFNAPIAGVLFVVEELLQDVSGITLGTAILASFIASVISRLYGSHSLDLNHLDLGFSHTTFFAQEIPFYLILGVLAGLIGILFNKSILASLAINRRLLNLSLPWRIGIVGLVTGVAIALLPVTFRNNAGLREILLVGSGNWLFAAIALLVQFTLIILTYGSGAPGGLLVPTLVLGAALGYLVGAVEQSLLGMSAATTYAHVGMAALFSAVSKVPITAVVIVFEMTTDFNLVLPLMIVSVIAYLVAEKIDPRSLYDLLLEWKGIHITKEPGTEGILAQITAADVMQRRVETLSSQMSIDEAVQAFSDSHHRNFPILEKGKVVGIVTQKDLVNLASQKLSRNTTISEIMTPEPVTTSPTATLAYVLHILNRYHLSCLPVTEGRKLVGIITRSDIIRVEAERLNGNTQQIESKSATSYVIYQTRAPATGKGRLLVPLSHPQTAETLLEMAGAIARANNYEIECLQVIIVPSNRIPSETPVQITKSLELLQKAILLGEKWRIPIHTQIRVTHNVAGAILETVKDRHIDLVLMGWKGTTSTPGRVFSRVVDTIIRQAGCDVVLAKLDDKRAFDRWLLPMAGGPNSSQAIRLLPALASLSKSPQINLCQIFQPTKSLPDTTLLDKSVHFLQRRVKGKVVATPVQANSVSEAVLECAQQDNSDVIVLGASRESLLQQVIQGNIAENISRKSNCTVIMVKT from the coding sequence ATGTTAGCCGGGGGAAAAATTTTGTGGTTGAGGCTTTCCCGTCAGCTGCTTCGACCAAGGCGCTTGGCTTTTGTTGAAGCTTGCATAATTGGTTTAGTTTCTGGGCTAGCAGCAGTTCTGTTAGGACAGGCGGTAGACTGGGCAGGAGCATGGCGAGTGCATCTTTCTTACATCTGGCCTGCCTACTTGGTACTACCAGGTATTGGACTGGTAGGGGGAATCTTAGCTGGTTGGCTAGTAGAGCGCTTCGCACCTGAAGCATCAGGTAGTGGGATGTCTGAAGTGAAAGCGGTATTGGCTCGTGTGCCGATGCCATTAAATCTGCGAATCGCTTTGGTCAAGCTGGTCAGCGCTACACTAGTTCTGGGTTCTGGAATGCCTTTAGGACGGGAAGGGCCAACTGTCCAAATTGGGGCAGCTTTGGCAAACCAACTTAGTAACTGGGTACCGACTTCACCAGAGCATCGCCGCCAACTGATCGCCGCCGGAGCCGGGGCTGGATTAGCTGCGGCTTTTAATGCACCGATCGCAGGTGTGCTGTTTGTAGTGGAAGAATTACTCCAAGATGTGTCAGGTATCACTCTTGGCACTGCGATTTTGGCTTCTTTCATCGCTTCAGTCATTTCCCGGCTATATGGTAGTCACAGCTTGGATCTGAATCATCTGGATTTAGGCTTTTCACATACCACTTTCTTCGCTCAGGAAATCCCTTTCTACTTGATTTTAGGGGTGTTGGCTGGGCTAATAGGCATTCTGTTTAATAAAAGTATTCTTGCAAGTCTGGCAATTAATCGGCGTTTACTAAATCTGAGTTTACCCTGGCGAATTGGAATTGTGGGGTTAGTGACTGGTGTTGCGATCGCTCTGTTACCTGTCACCTTTCGCAATAATGCTGGGCTGAGAGAAATTTTGCTTGTAGGTAGTGGGAATTGGCTATTTGCAGCGATCGCTCTTTTAGTCCAATTTACCCTAATTATTTTAACCTACGGCTCAGGAGCGCCAGGGGGTTTGCTGGTTCCCACATTGGTCTTGGGTGCTGCCCTTGGCTATTTGGTTGGTGCTGTCGAACAGAGTTTGCTGGGAATGAGTGCTGCAACAACCTACGCTCATGTGGGGATGGCTGCACTTTTTAGCGCCGTCTCTAAAGTGCCGATTACAGCAGTCGTCATTGTGTTTGAGATGACGACAGATTTCAATCTGGTGCTACCGTTAATGATTGTATCTGTGATTGCTTATTTAGTAGCAGAAAAAATTGACCCGCGATCGCTCTATGACCTTCTACTAGAGTGGAAAGGGATTCACATTACAAAAGAGCCAGGTACAGAGGGGATTTTAGCACAAATAACTGCCGCAGATGTAATGCAGCGACGTGTCGAAACCCTATCTAGCCAGATGAGTATTGATGAGGCAGTGCAGGCATTTTCCGACTCTCACCATCGCAACTTCCCAATTTTAGAAAAAGGTAAAGTTGTTGGTATTGTCACTCAGAAAGATTTAGTTAATCTTGCCTCGCAAAAGTTAAGTAGAAATACAACTATTAGCGAGATTATGACACCAGAGCCAGTAACAACGAGTCCCACAGCGACGCTGGCTTATGTGCTGCATATACTCAATCGTTATCACCTAAGTTGCTTGCCTGTTACAGAAGGTCGGAAGCTAGTAGGAATTATTACTCGTAGTGATATTATCCGTGTAGAAGCAGAGAGGTTGAATGGTAATACCCAACAGATAGAATCAAAATCAGCAACTTCTTATGTGATTTACCAAACTCGCGCTCCGGCTACAGGCAAAGGAAGGTTACTAGTACCACTTTCGCATCCACAGACAGCCGAGACTTTATTGGAAATGGCAGGGGCGATCGCTAGAGCTAACAATTACGAAATAGAATGTTTACAAGTAATTATTGTTCCATCTAACCGTATCCCATCTGAAACACCAGTACAAATTACCAAAAGCCTTGAGCTTTTACAGAAAGCAATACTGTTAGGAGAGAAGTGGCGGATTCCCATTCACACCCAGATTCGAGTTACCCATAATGTCGCTGGAGCAATTTTGGAGACTGTCAAAGATCGACATATCGATTTGGTGTTAATGGGATGGAAAGGCACTACATCAACTCCTGGTAGAGTTTTCAGCCGAGTGGTAGATACCATAATTCGACAGGCAGGTTGTGATGTTGTCTTGGCTAAATTGGATGATAAAAGAGCTTTTGACCGTTGGTTGCTGCCAATGGCAGGTGGCCCTAACTCCAGCCAAGCAATTCGGTTATTACCTGCTCTTGCTTCCTTAAGTAAATCCCCCCAAATCAATCTATGTCAAATATTTCAGCCTACTAAATCTCTACCTGACACAACATTACTAGATAAATCTGTTCACTTTCTCCAACGCCGAGTTAAAGGTAAAGTGGTGGCGACTCCAGTCCAAGCCAATTCTGTTTCTGAGGCTGTACTTGAATGCGCCCAGCAAGACAACAGTGATGTTATTGTTTTGGGAGCTAGCCGTGAAAGTCTACTACAACAGGTAATTCAAGGAAATATTGCAGAAAATATTTCTCGCAAAAGTAATTGCACAGTTATTATGGTCAAAACTTAA
- a CDS encoding DUF3365 domain-containing protein produces the protein MFNRFKLATKFTLLLLLVFIGAIAVSGFALSHALEQKAEAEIAYRSQVIAETMNSVRNYTHTRINPILTPMLDTQATFIPEVVPSFAVREVFDNLRKNEDFKDFLYKDANLNPTNLRDKADAFETELIERFRKEPGLKNISGFHDSYDEKMFYNARPFSINNPTCLRCHSTPEVAPKSQIASYGSENGFGWKLNEILGTQIIYIPAKQVFEDAHRAFVLFISLFITIFAIMILLINYLLKRNVLIPLKPMAQLAQKISMNEISVEEAQEYDREKLTSIVQRHDELGQLGRVFQRMVHEISAREQHFRQQLHTLRIEVDEAKRAREVAEIAESKTFQKLQEEAKAIRNKRNTPN, from the coding sequence ATGTTTAATAGATTCAAATTAGCAACTAAATTTACTTTACTTTTATTGCTGGTGTTCATCGGCGCGATCGCAGTTAGTGGTTTTGCTTTATCTCATGCACTTGAGCAAAAAGCAGAAGCCGAAATCGCTTATCGTAGCCAAGTTATTGCAGAAACTATGAACTCAGTGAGGAACTATACTCACACGCGTATCAATCCTATTTTGACACCAATGCTGGACACTCAAGCCACATTTATCCCTGAAGTTGTTCCCAGCTTTGCAGTAAGAGAAGTGTTTGACAATCTTCGGAAAAACGAAGATTTTAAAGATTTTTTATACAAAGATGCCAACCTAAACCCAACTAACTTACGAGATAAAGCAGATGCATTTGAAACGGAACTTATCGAACGGTTTCGCAAGGAACCAGGGTTGAAAAACATATCTGGTTTTCATGACTCTTATGACGAGAAAATGTTTTATAACGCTCGTCCATTTTCCATTAATAATCCAACATGTCTACGCTGTCATAGCACTCCTGAAGTTGCTCCAAAAAGTCAGATTGCTAGTTATGGTTCAGAAAATGGCTTTGGGTGGAAACTCAATGAAATTTTAGGCACACAAATTATTTATATTCCTGCCAAGCAAGTCTTTGAGGATGCTCATCGTGCTTTTGTTCTATTCATTAGCTTATTTATTACGATCTTCGCCATCATGATTTTGCTCATTAATTATTTGTTAAAGCGAAATGTACTAATACCGCTTAAACCAATGGCTCAACTTGCTCAGAAAATTAGTATGAATGAAATTAGTGTCGAAGAAGCACAAGAGTACGATCGTGAAAAGCTAACATCGATTGTGCAACGTCATGATGAGTTAGGACAATTAGGACGAGTTTTTCAACGTATGGTGCATGAAATTTCTGCGCGTGAACAACATTTCAGACAACAGTTGCATACACTGCGTATAGAAGTTGATGAAGCTAAACGTGCGCGTGAAGTTGCAGAAATTGCTGAATCAAAAACATTCCAAAAATTGCAGGAGGAAGCAAAAGCAATTAGAAATAAACGGAATACTCCAAATTAA
- a CDS encoding C1 family peptidase, whose protein sequence is MAKKSTGWVPDYPDFRDYRMDEINQKLTIAVQDIQINNDNDNDLQSSIEELFELLKLIKKNEPASTSEFDKTLTLKFDKFEKKINKGFKLVNAKAFKEEVFLAYGCVGKEVYSLQQKLLKFTKYSKYTKHIEDTDYNKQLKKWIKEITVFIESFENSDFLEYGYFGKNTENGVQIFKNIFGLSIVSDETVDTVDSVVDQMTLYTLNKVLKIIEIEPNPDSEDEDAEKKIKEVERFYQENQTLQKGLNKIVCLKSLGENNQKINKLCDDLIQYTIQDFQGSNIDEYTRTKLNNIVDSDTLRVALKKQHRWLVLPASSAIPVNLYEIILRIFEISDVPAEYWVSEKGFPGAREKNTSCIDKDQSELKRAIDMIVELVAQQISPLAQHGNLEKAVRVLLEKLDQWFDKSECVNSIRIALGNNQLNKSAKNKYSQPDLLGKITIFTQKQEEDNLFQNVDLNPVSLYIYLATISNFKLSLNKIKGTINNNDRKNRIDKSLKKIDNIFKSLKDLGNLEIILKKYNPPIQEENNFKNQPKNLRTVIQILPEVDESNEVKKNPEFQSNLQLPVEGNLQKHLIPKEDGKTENVYLLMPEFVDLTFWCSPIEDQGSLDSCTAHAGVALMEYFEKRSFDRYVDASRLFLYKATRNLMHRQGDAGASLRETMKAMALFGVPPEEYWPYTEDNFDEEPTPFCYSFGQSYQTLKYFRLNPLGTTEDILLFRIKAALAAGFPCAFGFTMYYSIEDLNPSGYIPYPVKNDKVKGGHAVVAVGYDDHKVIENPDGSRRSQGALLIRNSWGTDWGEGGYGWLPYDYVLEGLTNDWWSLLKSKWFETGHFGLGANDWVSNLGTPPKDGTPRDNPRGRTPKPIK, encoded by the coding sequence GTGGCTAAAAAATCAACAGGCTGGGTACCAGACTACCCCGATTTTCGAGACTACCGCATGGACGAAATCAATCAGAAGTTAACGATCGCAGTCCAAGATATACAGATAAATAATGATAACGATAATGATTTACAAAGTAGTATAGAAGAATTGTTTGAGTTATTAAAATTAATCAAAAAAAATGAACCTGCCTCTACCTCTGAGTTTGACAAAACACTTACCTTAAAGTTTGATAAGTTTGAGAAAAAGATAAATAAAGGTTTCAAATTAGTCAATGCTAAAGCTTTTAAAGAAGAAGTATTTTTAGCTTATGGTTGTGTAGGCAAAGAAGTCTATAGTCTTCAGCAGAAATTACTGAAGTTTACCAAATATAGCAAATATACCAAACATATTGAAGATACCGACTACAATAAGCAGCTTAAAAAATGGATAAAAGAAATTACTGTTTTTATAGAAAGTTTTGAAAATTCAGATTTTCTTGAATATGGTTATTTTGGTAAAAATACAGAGAATGGAGTACAAATTTTCAAGAATATTTTTGGACTCTCAATTGTCTCAGATGAAACTGTTGACACAGTTGATAGTGTTGTTGATCAAATGACACTCTATACTTTAAACAAAGTTTTAAAAATAATAGAAATAGAACCAAATCCTGATTCTGAAGATGAAGACGCAGAAAAAAAGATAAAAGAAGTTGAAAGATTTTATCAAGAAAATCAAACACTCCAAAAGGGCTTGAATAAAATAGTTTGTCTAAAAAGTTTAGGAGAAAATAATCAAAAAATAAATAAACTATGTGACGATCTAATACAGTATACAATTCAAGATTTTCAGGGTTCAAATATTGATGAATATACAAGGACAAAATTAAATAATATAGTTGACAGCGATACTCTAAGAGTTGCGCTCAAAAAACAACATAGGTGGTTAGTTTTACCTGCATCTTCAGCAATACCCGTAAATCTTTATGAAATCATTTTAAGAATTTTCGAAATTTCGGATGTGCCTGCTGAATATTGGGTTAGTGAAAAAGGGTTTCCAGGAGCTAGAGAGAAGAATACATCTTGTATCGATAAAGACCAGAGTGAATTGAAACGGGCAATTGATATGATAGTTGAATTGGTTGCTCAACAAATTTCTCCTTTAGCTCAACATGGAAATCTTGAAAAAGCTGTAAGAGTCCTATTAGAAAAGCTAGATCAATGGTTCGATAAATCTGAATGTGTTAACAGTATCCGCATAGCTTTAGGAAATAATCAACTCAATAAATCTGCAAAAAATAAGTATTCTCAGCCAGATTTATTAGGAAAAATTACGATTTTTACCCAAAAACAAGAGGAGGATAACTTATTTCAGAATGTGGATTTAAATCCAGTTTCTTTATATATATATCTTGCAACAATCTCAAATTTTAAACTATCCCTGAATAAAATTAAAGGAACAATCAATAATAATGACAGGAAAAATAGAATAGATAAATCTTTAAAAAAGATAGATAACATTTTTAAATCTCTCAAAGATTTAGGAAATTTAGAAATTATCCTAAAAAAATATAATCCTCCAATTCAGGAAGAAAACAATTTCAAAAATCAACCTAAGAATCTGAGAACAGTTATCCAAATACTACCAGAAGTTGATGAATCAAATGAGGTGAAGAAAAACCCTGAGTTTCAAAGTAATCTACAACTTCCAGTAGAAGGTAATTTACAGAAACATCTCATACCAAAAGAAGATGGTAAGACGGAAAATGTATATTTATTAATGCCAGAATTTGTAGATTTAACCTTCTGGTGTTCCCCAATTGAAGACCAAGGCTCATTGGATTCATGTACAGCACATGCCGGGGTTGCTTTAATGGAATACTTTGAGAAAAGAAGTTTTGATAGATATGTCGATGCTTCTCGACTCTTTCTTTACAAAGCAACACGCAATCTCATGCATCGTCAAGGTGATGCAGGAGCATCTCTTCGGGAAACTATGAAGGCAATGGCATTATTTGGCGTGCCTCCAGAAGAGTACTGGCCATATACAGAAGACAACTTTGATGAGGAACCAACCCCTTTTTGTTATTCTTTTGGTCAAAGTTATCAAACGCTGAAATACTTCCGTCTAAATCCTTTAGGCACTACAGAAGATATACTGTTGTTCCGAATTAAAGCAGCTTTAGCTGCTGGTTTTCCGTGCGCTTTTGGGTTTACTATGTATTATTCCATTGAGGATTTAAACCCAAGTGGTTATATTCCATACCCAGTTAAAAACGATAAGGTAAAAGGAGGTCACGCTGTTGTTGCAGTTGGCTATGACGACCATAAAGTAATAGAAAACCCTGATGGTAGTAGACGATCGCAAGGAGCATTGCTAATCAGAAACTCTTGGGGAACCGATTGGGGTGAAGGGGGCTATGGTTGGCTTCCCTATGACTACGTATTAGAAGGGTTGACAAATGATTGGTGGTCGCTGCTCAAGTCTAAGTGGTTTGAGACAGGACACTTCGGTTTAGGAGCAAACGATTGGGTGTCTAATTTGGGGACACCACCGAAAGATGGTACACCGAGAGATAACCCTAGAGGAAGAACGCCCAAACCCATTAAGTGA
- a CDS encoding MinD/ParA family protein has product MSEIISIHSFRGGTGKSNVTSNLAALIARSGKRVGIVDTDIQSPGIHVLFGLEQERIRYTLNDYLWGRCQIEEAVYDVSAILKQKQTFFGRQGSVHLIPSSIKMGDISRILREGYDARRLNDGLHNLVRRLKLDYLLIDTHPGINEETLLSIILSDVLVLILRPDKQDYQGTAVAIDVARKLEVPKMLIVINKALPSLDFKELGKRVENTYKTPVAGILPVCEEMFELGSGGIFCLRYPDHSWTQKISAIAKQITGSGVRLFAK; this is encoded by the coding sequence ATGTCTGAAATTATTTCTATTCACTCATTCCGAGGCGGAACTGGTAAGTCAAATGTTACGAGTAATCTTGCTGCCCTAATCGCTCGTTCTGGAAAGCGAGTTGGGATAGTTGATACAGATATCCAATCCCCAGGAATCCACGTTCTATTTGGTCTTGAACAAGAGCGAATTCGCTACACCTTGAACGATTATCTTTGGGGTCGTTGTCAAATTGAAGAAGCCGTTTATGACGTTAGCGCCATTCTCAAACAAAAACAAACATTTTTTGGTCGCCAGGGAAGTGTTCATCTAATTCCTTCCAGCATTAAGATGGGTGACATTTCTCGAATCTTGCGCGAGGGCTATGACGCACGTCGCCTGAATGATGGTTTACATAATCTAGTTCGTCGTTTAAAACTTGACTATCTGTTGATCGATACTCATCCTGGCATTAACGAAGAAACATTGCTATCTATTATTCTTTCTGATGTCTTGGTGCTGATTCTCCGTCCAGATAAACAAGATTATCAAGGTACAGCAGTAGCGATAGATGTTGCTCGTAAGCTAGAAGTACCTAAAATGCTAATAGTAATCAACAAAGCTCTGCCATCTTTAGATTTCAAAGAGTTAGGGAAACGAGTGGAGAATACCTACAAAACCCCTGTTGCTGGAATACTCCCTGTTTGTGAAGAGATGTTTGAATTAGGGAGTGGTGGAATCTTTTGTTTGCGGTATCCAGATCATTCATGGACTCAAAAAATTAGTGCGATCGCCAAACAAATCACTGGTTCTGGAGTCAGATTGTTTGCCAAATAA